GTGTCACCACCGCTGTTCGTGGTCCGAACGCTGTTTGATGGGGTAGACACGGTCCACCATTTGGCGAGCCCCGCCTCGTTGTACCCGAACTGCTTTGTGTATTCGGGACTGGCCGCAGTGGGCGGTTGCACCCCGCCGACGGATACCCACTGCTTTTCCGCCAAGGGATTGAAGAACGGATACGCGGGACGAAAATACGGGTTGCTCCAGTCGTTGTTGCCGGCCGACCTTACGTTGACGGTACCGCTGCCCTTGATAGCGTCCCAGATGGCATCCATGAAGGAGCGTCCGGGGTAGTTCGGATTGTATTGAATGCCGCCTTCCGAATAACTTTTCCTGAAGAGGAGATACTGGTACTCCAGATCCTTCAGGTACTCGTTGGGGATAATGGTCGCCATTGCCGTGGCGCTGGCGCTGTCTTTACCACGCAGTTGGTAAGCGTTGGCGAGGTTGCCATTGACTCCAAGGTCGTTTCCTGAGCCGTCAAAGCGGGTTCTGTCAATAGTCTGGACATAAGAGCCCCAACTGCTGTTGATGACCTGGGCGCCCGCGTCAACCAGGGCCTTATTGGCTGTACGCCAGTACACGTAATCGTGGAAGGGGCCGTGGGACTGAGTATCGGAACCGCCGGTCCTGGCGACATACATCTTCGATCCAAAGACGATGCCGTGCTGGTCTTTACCATCGCGGATGCCGGAGGTAACCCCAAGCATGCCGGTTCCGTGCCCGTAGTCACTTGTTCTCGCCTGATCACCGGCCACAGTGAACGGCGCGCCCGCAGTAAACGGGTTCGACGGGGTCGCGCCACGATACCCGAAGCCGGACGTGCCGTAGACACCCTCCGCTCTCACCGATGCGATCAGCCCGGTCTGAAATGCTTCGTGTGTAGCCCTGTAGCCCGAATCCATCATGCCCAGCGTGACGCCCTGCCCGCGGTACCCTAGGGCGTAGGCGGTGGACGCGTTTACCGCGACGAGCTGCCATGGGGAATTGACCGCTGTGCCAGGAGTTGAAGGATCGTGGCCGGTATAATAGCCGTATTCTGGCGTTTCCCAACTGGCTTTAGCGGCATCTAGTTCCCCAGGACTCGTGGCGACAAATCCGGGGTCTCCCGGGTACGCCGGCCCGCCGCCCGTATGGCCAGGGGTCGATGTCGGACCGGTCTTGGACGATGCCGAGGCGAACCCGGCCGGAAAAAACGCGATGCCTACTCCGGCAGCGAGGGTGCCTCCCAGTCGCCGCAGGAACTGTCGCCGACTCGTGGACCTCATGCTCATCTCCGGCTCCTTTTCGATGGGTCGATATCTCCAACGGACCGGGGCGGCCTGTTGCGTCCCAGCCCCATGATCTGCACGCGCTGGTCGAGACAAAATAAGGAAACCCTGCCACGTCAGAACGGCGAACTGGAATCTCCCACGCGTGGCCTCTCTATGTGATCACCAATTAGACTGCGGCAGAAGTGCCTCGTCAAGAGGGCAACATCTATCCACCAGACGCGGTTTGAGCGACGATTTGCATCGAGGCACGTAACTGTCATGGACCCCGGCCATGGGCTCCTCGCAGGGCCGGATGAGTGACGGTCCTGGTCGAGACCCGGTCGGTGTTGAGCTGGGGTTTCATGCGGTGGCTTGGTGCTCGTTGGGGAGTGGGACGGTGCGGTCGTCGGCCGGCTGCTGCGCACCCCACGCGTGCGCCGTACCCTCGACCGGCTCACCGGCGCCGTCCTCATCGACCTCGGCGTCCGCTCCGCGGTGACCTGACCCGAGACAGCAGGCGGCCCGTCGACGCCTTCTGAGCTCGGGAAGGCCTGGCGCGGAACCTGCCCCACGTACCCCACCTCTTCGGCGCGTTCGGTGAGGACTACCGCCCGAGAGTCAACGGGCCCAGCAGAGGATTGACAGTTCACGCTGTGACAGCTGAGGATTGCCTCAGTCCACCAACTGTCACCGGAGAGCCTCCGTCACCATCGGTCGACGCCCCGCAATTCGGCGATGCGGGTCCTGTCGAGGCGACGGAGCCGGACGACGTCACCTTCCCTTTCTCAGCGTGTCGCGCGCTCGGTTGCCGCAACGACCGCACGCGACCCAACGGATGGAGCCGCGTACCCCGGGCGTGCCCCTCGGCCATCTCCTACGGCCATCAGGCCGAGTAGCCAGAAGGGCAGACATCACCATGCCGAAATCCCTACCCGCGCGGTGGCGACGCCGCCTCCCGGTCCCGGCGGCGCTGGCCGCCGCCATGGCCGTCGTGCTGCTGGTCAGTCCGGCCTCGGCGACCGCGCCGGACGCCGCCGCACCGGCCGATTCCGGCCCGGTCGCCGGCGAGCCGGCGAACGTCGTGGAGGTGCTGCTCGCCGGCACCGCGGAGCTGGACGCGCTGGTCGCCACCGGAGTGGACCTCGACCACCATGTCGAACGCGCGGAGAACGGCGTGGTCGCGCACGCGGTGCTCACGCCGAGCGAAGCCGCCCGGCTGACCGCGGCCGGCTTCACCCTCGGCGACGTGCTGCATCGCCCCGAGGACGCCCGGGCCCGCGTCGAGGAGCGCGAGTCGACCATCGCCGCGCACCTCGCCGAGAACCGGGAGTTCGCCGCCGCCGCGGCCGACCCGACCGCTCCGGACGTCTCCGACGTCAAGATCATCCGCGCGGACTACTACACCTCCGGGACCAGCCAGGTCCTCTCCGTCGAGGCGAAGTGGGCGCAGGGCCAGACGGCCAGCAACACGCTCACCGTCGAGCGGGACAGTGGGCCGGGTACCGCGATCGGCTCCGGCGGCACGCAGACCATCTCCCGCTTCGTCGACGCCGGCGTCTACCTCTACCACCGTGGCGCCTCGGCGGTGACCAGCCGGCCGGACCGTATCCGGATCACCAGCCCCACCGGGGACGTGGCCGAGGTCAAGGTGCAGGAGTGGCTGCCCACCCCGGAGACCAGCCCGGAGGGACCGGGCTACCAGAAGGACTTCGTCACCAGCTACCTCACCCCGACCGAGCTGTACGCGCGGATCCACCAGCTCGCCGCCGAGTTCCCCAACCTGGCCGAGATCGTCGAGCTGCCGTACAAGACAAACGGCTACCGGCGGCACGCCCAGGCCGTCCTCGGCAGCGCCAACGCCAGCCGGGTCGCGGTGGACTCCCTGGCCTGGGGACACCAGGGTGGCAACGACATCTCGGTGGAGCTGGTGAACCCGGGCGCCGACAACGCGGCGCTGGCGGTGACCGTGAGCGGCAAGGCCATCCGGGTGGCCCTCGGTACCGACGGCGCGGGCGCGGTGACCAGCACCGCCGCCGAGGTCGTCGCGGCGCTCAACGCCGCGGCCGGGTCGCTGGTCAAGGCGTACACCTATCGCGGCAGCCCGGGCAACGGCGTGGTCGCGCCGGCGGCGCGGACCGCGCTCACCGACGACCTGAGTGCGCCGGCCTCCGTCTCCCGCGATCCGCAGCCGGTGTACGCGATCCGGATCGGCAAGGTTCGGGACGGTTCGAAGCCCGGGGTGCTCGCCTACGCCCAGGAGCACGCGCGGGAGTGGGTGCCGCCGCTGGTCGCCGTCGAAACCGCCGAGCGGTTGCTGCGCAACTACGCACACGACGGGCAGACCAAGCAGCTGCTGAACAACCTGGACATCTGGATCGCCCCGTCGGTCAATCCGGACGGCGGCCACTACTCCTTCTACGACTTCAACTCGCAGCGCAAGAACATGACCAACCACTGCCCGTCGACCGGGGCCGCGGACTTCCTCGGCCGGGACTCGTGGGGCGTCGACAACAACCGCAACTACACCGAGTACAGCCTCTTCGACGGGTACTCGGGCGCGTCGAGCAGCTGCACCAGCGGCACCTACGCCGGGCCGAGCGAGCTCTCCGAGCCGGAGAACCGCAACGTCGACTGGCTGGCCGCCCGCCCCAACATCAAGTTCTCGATGAACCTGCACTCCTCCGGGAACTACTTCATGTGGTCGCCGGGCGCGTACGCCCTGCCGGACCGGACCTCGGCGCCGCGGCCGACGCTGGCCGAGGAGTCGGCCTTCTGGGGCGCGTCCTCGCGGATCCTGACCGCCATCAAGCAGCACCGGAACATGGCGGTCACCCCGGCCCGCACGGGCCCGATCTCCGACGTGCTCTACTCGGCGGCGGGCAACTCCGGCGACATGCTCTGGTACAAGTACGGCATCTACGCCTGGAACTTCGAGGTCGGCACGTCCTTCCAACCGAACTGGGAGGAGGCGCACTCCGAGGCGATGGAGTTCTCCAATGGCCTGGTCGAGCTGATGCGGGTGGCCCGGGACTTCGCCAAGGACCGGACCCGCCCGGAGAGCACCCTCACGGTCGCCCCCAGCTCGACACCGGGCATGGTGAACGTGACCTTCGGCGTCTCCGAGCCCGCCTCGGTCTTCTACACCCTCGACGGCGCTACGCCGACGTACTCGTCGACGCTCTACGGCTCGGCGGGCATCCGCGAGGGCGGAGAGACCCTGACGATCCCGGCCGGCACCCGGATCAACTGGTTCTCGGTCGACTCGGCCGGCAACGTCGAGAACAACTACACCCCGGACGGCAGCGGCAAGAACTACAGCAAGGGCCGGGCGGTCCTGCCGACCAGCTGACGAATCACGGCAGGTAGGGACGGCCGCGGCGCTCCTGGGCGCCGCGGCCGTCACCGCTCAACGCAGGAATCCGGCCATCGTCTCCACGAACCACTCCCCATCGTCGAGCCACGGATAGTGCCCGGCGCCCGGCTGCACCGCCAACTCGGCCCGCGGGAACAGGCCGGCGTACTCGGCGGCGCTCCGGGCAACCGAGTCCTAACAGGAGGGTGACGCGCCCAGCGGCTGGGCTGGTGTCCTGCCGTCAACTCGCTCACCCGACCAAGCGTTTGTCAGTTGGCGGGCAAGGCGATGGTCTCCAGCCAGGCGCTCAGGCCGGGCACGACGGCGTGGAGGTCAGGGCCGTTGACCGTTGCGCTGGCGGCGGCACGAGCTTCGGGGGTTGCGTTGAACGCGATGGCGCAACCGACCACGCTGAACAGCGGCACATCCGATCGCCCGTCGCCGATGGCCGCGCAATGCCGGAGTTCGACGCCCAACTCGGCGGCCACCCTGACGGCGAAATCGCGCTTGGCCTGCTCGTCGAACTGCTCGGCGACCTCGCCGCTGTAGCGGCCGTCGACTATCTGCAAGCGTGGTCCGCACGCTCGGTCGAAGCCGAAGCGGCTGCACAGGTAGGTGCCGACGAAGTCCCACGCCAGCGTGGCCAGCACAGGCACGAGCGAGTGAGCCTGGCACCACGAAACGGTCTCCACTATGCCGTCCACCAGCGGCATCGACTCCAGAAACGCCTGGGCTTCAGCGGGTGTCCTGCTTGCCCACCCGCGAGCCTCGAGCACGCAAGCCTCGTCACTGCTCAAGGTGCCGGCTCCGTAGCCGGCTTGTATTTGTGCGATCTCCTTGGCATTGCCGACGAGCTCGGCGAGGTGCTGCCCACTGCTGGTCGGCGTCAGCGTTCCATCGACATCGAAGAACACCGCTCCACGGATCATGGATCGAGACAGTACCCGTCAGGCGTGGGCTCTCGGGCAGTCACCTCATGCTGGCGACGGCAGACTGGGCAGCTCGACGGCGCCGACTGTAGTGAACGGTCAAGATACCGAGCAGCGGTCCCCAGGCGACCAGCGGCAGGTAGGCGATCCAGAACGCGGCACTCTGCCAGCCCTCGATGATCGGCGTGCTCGGGCTGCCGTTGAGCATCCGGCCAGAGGCCATCATGGCCAGCGCGTACGGGAAGATCAGCAGAACCGTCGCACCGACGCTGGCGGGGATGACTGCGGCCAGGGCCGGTACCCGGCGCCCGCCCAGGCCCGGGATCCACCTCGGCCACACCTCGCCCCACTCGCAGACCAGCCCGAGGGCGAGGAATGACAGCACCTCGCTGACCAGGCTGAGCGTGATGATGTACCAGACCCCTTCGGGGACCAGGATCGGACCGTGGCCGGGCGACGGGGCGTCCAAGCGCTTCACCAGCGGAGCCTCGAAGACGAATGCCGTGATCCGCCAGATGGTGGAGGGCAACGTGGTCAGGGCGGCGGCGTATGCGGCCAGCATGGCCCAGCGGGGCACACCCACCGCCGAGCGGCCGTGCAGCTTGCTCAGGATGGTGCGAGCGGTCATCGGGAAATCTCCTTGTCCAAACGCTGATCGTTGCGGCTGACGATGCGCATTCCGCGAGCCGGTGGGCAACGGCCAGCGTTGCTGTTTCAAGATCGCAGCCACGCCGGGCCCCCCGCATCCCATTGAGAGGGGACCGGATCACTCGCGCGGGGGAAGAGGGACCTGGGCCACACGCATGGCGGACGAGGTGACAGCGGCCCGGTTCAGATTCCCCACCGACGGCCGGTCGCGGTGTCACATTCCACGACCCGGTTGCGCCGCACGACCGCTGACTCGGCAGGGGGACAGGGATCGCTCCGGCGAGGGAGGCTGTGCGCCTCGGTCGGTGCGATGGTCAG
Above is a window of Micromonospora coriariae DNA encoding:
- a CDS encoding S8 family serine peptidase — its product is MSMRSTSRRQFLRRLGGTLAAGVGIAFFPAGFASASSKTGPTSTPGHTGGGPAYPGDPGFVATSPGELDAAKASWETPEYGYYTGHDPSTPGTAVNSPWQLVAVNASTAYALGYRGQGVTLGMMDSGYRATHEAFQTGLIASVRAEGVYGTSGFGYRGATPSNPFTAGAPFTVAGDQARTSDYGHGTGMLGVTSGIRDGKDQHGIVFGSKMYVARTGGSDTQSHGPFHDYVYWRTANKALVDAGAQVINSSWGSYVQTIDRTRFDGSGNDLGVNGNLANAYQLRGKDSASATAMATIIPNEYLKDLEYQYLLFRKSYSEGGIQYNPNYPGRSFMDAIWDAIKGSGTVNVRSAGNNDWSNPYFRPAYPFFNPLAEKQWVSVGGVQPPTAASPEYTKQFGYNEAGLAKWWTVSTPSNSVRTTNSGGDTNYSNSSGTSPATPVATAVMGVLLSRYPNMDAKQVRELMFTTAKNKMSDGVRFLGTGQTSPSGASIAWTAPDGLPDERWGWGIPDLAKGMYGPGQLLSPMTYNMDKAPLDVWSNDISQIAIKEREREDLEWLAGYKEQGIAYAGEFSPNVLNPDGTLNEQAFMLQGILADPYIQAITNGHPELYDKITYEDAVKWRKEWMDERAAYIQNNIDNHLYTASLTKQGTGTLIMTGDDTYEGGTTVEGGKLSITGSHASSIHVKGGTLGGTGFVAGSIDVDSGVLQPGLSSGEAASAASITLTDVAPGNVLNVGGDVTVSRAGRLAITISGDHDYTRVRAAGDLVLDGELTLDIRASLTPGTVLTIMSGDSIQGNFHSLPGRRILNAGHHLFRVSYQDGDVTLTVVRTLPGAGSGGV
- a CDS encoding M14 family metallopeptidase — translated: MPKSLPARWRRRLPVPAALAAAMAVVLLVSPASATAPDAAAPADSGPVAGEPANVVEVLLAGTAELDALVATGVDLDHHVERAENGVVAHAVLTPSEAARLTAAGFTLGDVLHRPEDARARVEERESTIAAHLAENREFAAAAADPTAPDVSDVKIIRADYYTSGTSQVLSVEAKWAQGQTASNTLTVERDSGPGTAIGSGGTQTISRFVDAGVYLYHRGASAVTSRPDRIRITSPTGDVAEVKVQEWLPTPETSPEGPGYQKDFVTSYLTPTELYARIHQLAAEFPNLAEIVELPYKTNGYRRHAQAVLGSANASRVAVDSLAWGHQGGNDISVELVNPGADNAALAVTVSGKAIRVALGTDGAGAVTSTAAEVVAALNAAAGSLVKAYTYRGSPGNGVVAPAARTALTDDLSAPASVSRDPQPVYAIRIGKVRDGSKPGVLAYAQEHAREWVPPLVAVETAERLLRNYAHDGQTKQLLNNLDIWIAPSVNPDGGHYSFYDFNSQRKNMTNHCPSTGAADFLGRDSWGVDNNRNYTEYSLFDGYSGASSSCTSGTYAGPSELSEPENRNVDWLAARPNIKFSMNLHSSGNYFMWSPGAYALPDRTSAPRPTLAEESAFWGASSRILTAIKQHRNMAVTPARTGPISDVLYSAAGNSGDMLWYKYGIYAWNFEVGTSFQPNWEEAHSEAMEFSNGLVELMRVARDFAKDRTRPESTLTVAPSSTPGMVNVTFGVSEPASVFYTLDGATPTYSSTLYGSAGIREGGETLTIPAGTRINWFSVDSAGNVENNYTPDGSGKNYSKGRAVLPTS
- a CDS encoding HAD family hydrolase; translated protein: MIRGAVFFDVDGTLTPTSSGQHLAELVGNAKEIAQIQAGYGAGTLSSDEACVLEARGWASRTPAEAQAFLESMPLVDGIVETVSWCQAHSLVPVLATLAWDFVGTYLCSRFGFDRACGPRLQIVDGRYSGEVAEQFDEQAKRDFAVRVAAELGVELRHCAAIGDGRSDVPLFSVVGCAIAFNATPEARAAASATVNGPDLHAVVPGLSAWLETIALPAN